In Canis lupus dingo isolate Sandy chromosome 12, ASM325472v2, whole genome shotgun sequence, the following proteins share a genomic window:
- the RPL7L1 gene encoding 60S ribosomal protein L7-like 1 isoform X2 → MSSSRCSGNMAEQEQRKKIPLVPENLLKKRKAYQALKATQAKQALLDKKENKGKKLKFKRLEWFLHDSWRQQRDRVRLRRLEVKPHGLEVPDKHSLAFIVRIQRINGVSSLVQRTIARLRLKKILSGVFFRVTPQTMKTLRIVEPYVTWGFPNLKSVRELILKRGQAKVKNKTIPLTDNTVIEEHLGKYGVICLEDLIHEIAFPGKNFQAISAFLRPFHLSMARHATKNRVGFLKEVGLPGYRGERINQLIRQLN, encoded by the exons gcaaagaaaaaagatcccTTTGGTTCCAGAAAATCTCCTGAAAAAGAGGAAGGCTTATCAGGCCCTTAAAGCCACTCAAGCAAAGCAGGCGCTTTTGGACAAGAAGGAG aataaaggaaaaaagctcAAGTTTAAGCGACTGGAGTGGTTCCTTCATGATTCCTGGCGGCAGCAGCGTGACAGGGTGCGCCTCAGACGCCTGGAAGTGAAACCTCATGGCTTAGAAGTGCCAGATAAACATTCCTTGGCCTTCATTGTACGCATCCAAAG GATTAATGGGGTGAGTTCACTGGTACAGAGGACCATTGCAAGGCTGCGCCTGAAGAAGATCCTCAGTGGTGTCTTTTTCAGAGTAACCCCCCAGACCATGAAGACACTGCGGATAGTGGAACCTTATGTGACCTGGGG ATTTCCAAATCTGAAGTCTGTCCGGGAACTCATCTTGAAACGTGGACAAGCCAAGGTCAAGAATAAAACCATCCCTTTGACGGACAACACAGTGATTGAGGAGCATCTGG GGAAGTATGGTGTTATTTGCTTGGAAGACCTCATTCATGAAATTGCCTTTCCGGGAAAGAATTTCCAGGCCATCTCTGCGTTCTTACGTCCTTTCCACCTCTCAATGGCCCGACATGCTACCAAGAACAGAGTGGGCTTCCTCAAGGAGGTGGGCTTACCTGGCTATCGAGGTGAACGCATCAATCAGCTCATTCGGCAGCTGAATTAA
- the RPL7L1 gene encoding 60S ribosomal protein L7-like 1 isoform X1, translated as MSSSRCSGNMAEQEQRKKIPLVPENLLKKRKAYQALKATQAKQALLDKKEQNKGKKLKFKRLEWFLHDSWRQQRDRVRLRRLEVKPHGLEVPDKHSLAFIVRIQRINGVSSLVQRTIARLRLKKILSGVFFRVTPQTMKTLRIVEPYVTWGFPNLKSVRELILKRGQAKVKNKTIPLTDNTVIEEHLGKYGVICLEDLIHEIAFPGKNFQAISAFLRPFHLSMARHATKNRVGFLKEVGLPGYRGERINQLIRQLN; from the exons gcaaagaaaaaagatcccTTTGGTTCCAGAAAATCTCCTGAAAAAGAGGAAGGCTTATCAGGCCCTTAAAGCCACTCAAGCAAAGCAGGCGCTTTTGGACAAGAAGGAG cagaataaaggaaaaaagctcAAGTTTAAGCGACTGGAGTGGTTCCTTCATGATTCCTGGCGGCAGCAGCGTGACAGGGTGCGCCTCAGACGCCTGGAAGTGAAACCTCATGGCTTAGAAGTGCCAGATAAACATTCCTTGGCCTTCATTGTACGCATCCAAAG GATTAATGGGGTGAGTTCACTGGTACAGAGGACCATTGCAAGGCTGCGCCTGAAGAAGATCCTCAGTGGTGTCTTTTTCAGAGTAACCCCCCAGACCATGAAGACACTGCGGATAGTGGAACCTTATGTGACCTGGGG ATTTCCAAATCTGAAGTCTGTCCGGGAACTCATCTTGAAACGTGGACAAGCCAAGGTCAAGAATAAAACCATCCCTTTGACGGACAACACAGTGATTGAGGAGCATCTGG GGAAGTATGGTGTTATTTGCTTGGAAGACCTCATTCATGAAATTGCCTTTCCGGGAAAGAATTTCCAGGCCATCTCTGCGTTCTTACGTCCTTTCCACCTCTCAATGGCCCGACATGCTACCAAGAACAGAGTGGGCTTCCTCAAGGAGGTGGGCTTACCTGGCTATCGAGGTGAACGCATCAATCAGCTCATTCGGCAGCTGAATTAA
- the C12H6orf226 gene encoding uncharacterized protein C6orf226 homolog produces MVVAPTAPEAFRAAAGEAAQRRMEPSGRRSGLGCGPAPAESASASVSLAQLVQLVQQGRELPGLEMRHIAATHGEPTASQLPRRPKPWEAAGSAEAAASPP; encoded by the coding sequence ATGGTGGTTGCACCCACCGCCCCGGAAGCGTTTCGCGCTGCTGCGGGTGAGGCGGCGCAGCGGCGCATGGAGCCGTCGGGCCGTCGGAGCGGCCTGGGCTGCGGCCCGGCGCCCGCGGAGTCGGCCTCGGCATCCGTGAGCCTGGCGCAGCTCGTGCAGCTGGTCCAGCAGGGCCGGGAGCTCCCTGGCCTGGAGATGCGCCACATCGCGGCGACCCACGGCGAGCCCACGGCGTCGCAGCTCCCGCGGAGGCCCAAGCCCTGGGAGGCCGCGGGGTCGGCCGAGGCCGCCGCATCGCCGCCCtag